A region of Planktomarina temperata RCA23 DNA encodes the following proteins:
- a CDS encoding nuclear transport factor 2 family protein has protein sequence MNVYDKLHRVMEDRNVEGYVGLLHENAEIIFHKSGSRFDKSEWASMVAGMMGNPKFVSDSSRCVYENDEILVAHNFMSYPDDTKEAVMLVCMLKDGQIIRMETGATPLG, from the coding sequence ATGAATGTTTACGATAAGTTGCACAGGGTTATGGAAGATCGAAACGTTGAAGGTTACGTCGGTCTGCTACATGAAAATGCCGAGATTATATTTCATAAATCGGGCAGTCGCTTTGATAAAAGTGAATGGGCCTCCATGGTGGCTGGGATGATGGGTAATCCCAAATTTGTGAGCGATTCATCGCGCTGTGTTTATGAAAATGACGAGATCTTGGTCGCTCATAATTTCATGTCTTATCCGGATGATACCAAGGAAGCTGTTATGTTGGTGTGCATGCTGAAGGATGGGCAAATAATTCGTATGGAAACGGGGGCCACACCGCTGGGGTAA
- a CDS encoding ion transporter has protein sequence MFTWIEIISVGIFTIEYLCRVWVAPCQIFGPYGFAGACKARVKYMLSFSGLVDLLSILPFYLRAFFPYLDLRILRALRLLRILKLSHYNSAMEDLFEAIHEEKRSFYAASYLFAILFILSSTLMYFAEHATHPTGFHSIPASMYWALITLTTVGYGDITPITVAGKLIAVGSAILGVIVVALITGIVASAFNAQMERRNIIFEDQVRKALLDGILDHSEKADLERLRKQFGMTKRRAVALIHQVQSTRAKQ, from the coding sequence CTGTTTACATGGATAGAAATAATCAGCGTGGGGATCTTCACAATCGAATATCTCTGCCGTGTTTGGGTCGCACCTTGTCAAATCTTTGGCCCGTACGGCTTTGCTGGCGCCTGCAAAGCGCGCGTCAAATATATGCTCAGCTTCAGTGGCCTGGTCGACCTTTTGTCCATCCTGCCCTTCTATCTGCGCGCGTTCTTCCCCTATTTAGATCTGCGGATTTTACGCGCATTGCGGCTGCTTCGCATTCTAAAATTGTCACATTACAATTCGGCTATGGAGGATCTGTTTGAAGCTATTCATGAGGAAAAGCGTTCGTTTTATGCTGCCAGTTACCTTTTCGCGATTTTGTTCATCCTCTCGTCCACATTGATGTATTTTGCTGAACATGCGACCCATCCAACGGGCTTTCACTCAATTCCCGCCTCCATGTATTGGGCGCTGATTACGCTCACCACAGTTGGCTATGGCGATATCACCCCCATCACCGTGGCAGGGAAACTTATCGCTGTCGGATCGGCAATTTTAGGGGTGATTGTGGTGGCATTGATCACGGGTATTGTGGCCTCCGCTTTCAATGCTCAGATGGAGCGGCGAAATATTATTTTTGAAGATCAGGTGCGCAAAGCGCTGTTAGATGGTATTTTAGACCATAGCGAAAAAGCGGACCTCGAGCGGCTGCGCAAACAATTTGGCATGACCAAACGCCGAGCCGTTGCGCTCATTCACCAAGTACAGAGCACGCGCGCAAAACAATAA
- a CDS encoding DUF6476 family protein, with product MADQSEVPANPTEPANLRFLRRLVTTLTATMIVGLLAIFTVLVIRLQSPVAIFPEITALPEGTQVLSVSRTANELIVIDQNRKIYLLSLDGEKLLHMQALP from the coding sequence ATGGCAGATCAATCTGAGGTTCCGGCAAATCCAACTGAACCGGCGAATTTGCGGTTTTTAAGGCGGCTGGTCACAACGCTCACAGCCACCATGATTGTGGGTCTCTTAGCGATCTTTACGGTGCTTGTCATCCGCTTGCAGAGCCCTGTTGCAATTTTCCCTGAAATCACCGCTCTGCCCGAGGGGACCCAGGTGCTCTCAGTCAGCCGCACAGCCAATGAATTGATCGTGATCGACCAAAATCGCAAGATTTACCTGCTCAGTCTAGATGGTGAAAAACTCCTACATATGCAGGCCTTGCCCTAG
- a CDS encoding winged helix-turn-helix transcriptional regulator: protein MLDLKTGVDEKFVEENMCPIGLAAHLLGDKWIPIIIRDIALFNRRTFNDILKNNRENISSGSLSSRLKLMLDLNLLEIGTSERHAQKKPYYLTEAGISFVPILFNLAAWTTEFRTPAADIVALAKPYLTDDADRMEWLLEQLRTFNIHKTKEPEPLWWA from the coding sequence ATGTTAGATTTGAAGACTGGGGTAGATGAAAAATTTGTAGAGGAAAACATGTGCCCAATTGGTCTTGCGGCTCATCTGCTCGGCGATAAATGGATTCCGATTATCATTCGTGATATTGCATTGTTTAATCGACGTACATTTAACGATATCCTGAAGAACAATAGAGAGAATATTTCTTCAGGGTCCTTGTCTTCTCGATTGAAATTGATGCTTGATCTCAACCTGCTGGAAATCGGCACGTCCGAGCGTCATGCACAAAAGAAACCCTATTACCTGACGGAAGCCGGCATCTCCTTTGTTCCGATCTTGTTTAACCTGGCCGCTTGGACCACAGAATTCCGCACGCCAGCTGCCGATATTGTCGCACTGGCAAAGCCCTATCTTACAGACGACGCTGACCGCATGGAGTGGCTGTTGGAGCAGCTTCGGACCTTTAATATTCACAAAACCAAAGAACCCGAACCCCTATGGTGGGCATAG
- a CDS encoding glutathione peroxidase, translating into MIRKHALFLWATIFVIASAIAAVTPRFGRASELTTYSFPSIYGGHIDTKQWQGKPYLVVNTASQCAFTKQYADLQKLYDIYRDAGFGMIAVPSDDFNQEFDSNAEVKSFCALNYDIDMPMSETLAVTGAQAHPFFMAVRARSGFAPAWNFNKILIGGDGQVLATWGASTRPLSQKLTRMIEAELARPPQQP; encoded by the coding sequence ATGATACGCAAACACGCACTCTTTCTCTGGGCCACGATATTTGTCATCGCTTCGGCTATTGCGGCTGTAACGCCGCGCTTTGGCCGCGCCAGCGAGCTTACGACCTATAGTTTCCCATCGATCTATGGCGGACATATCGATACGAAACAATGGCAGGGAAAACCCTACCTCGTGGTGAACACCGCGTCGCAATGCGCCTTCACCAAACAATATGCCGATCTGCAAAAACTCTACGACATCTACCGCGACGCGGGCTTTGGAATGATTGCCGTGCCTTCGGACGACTTTAACCAGGAGTTCGACAGCAATGCAGAAGTCAAAAGTTTTTGTGCCTTGAATTACGACATTGATATGCCGATGAGCGAGACCCTCGCGGTCACAGGTGCGCAGGCGCATCCTTTTTTTATGGCAGTGCGCGCGCGAAGTGGATTCGCGCCAGCGTGGAATTTTAACAAGATTTTGATCGGTGGTGACGGCCAGGTTTTGGCAACCTGGGGCGCCTCAACCCGGCCCTTGTCGCAAAAATTGACCCGCATGATAGAAGCTGAGCTGGCCCGACCGCCACAGCAGCCGTAA
- a CDS encoding HpcH/HpaI aldolase family protein — protein sequence MRIENFKSRMANRDMMAGTFLKTPAYELVEVLATSELDFICIDMEHSPFDRARTDACLAVARALDFPVLVRVTHFAPQTVLQVLDMGAVGVVAPHIITAEQAKDLVRAAHFGPGGRGFAGATRWAGYGRQNMAEVLAQSARQTVVIAQIEEPEALENVEQIAATPGVDGLFLGPSDMSVSMGYSDTNSEQLRAALARCGAAAEASGKAYMTFVPNAAKAADWAQFGAHMFFIGSEQGWMKSGANTDAEGIHALG from the coding sequence ATGCGCATCGAGAATTTTAAATCCCGCATGGCAAATCGCGATATGATGGCTGGGACATTTTTGAAAACGCCAGCCTATGAGTTGGTGGAGGTTCTGGCAACTTCGGAGCTAGATTTTATCTGCATCGATATGGAGCATAGTCCCTTTGACCGCGCGCGCACCGATGCTTGTTTGGCGGTCGCGCGGGCCTTGGATTTTCCGGTGCTGGTGCGGGTGACGCATTTTGCACCGCAAACCGTGTTGCAGGTTTTGGATATGGGCGCGGTTGGCGTGGTGGCACCGCATATCATCACGGCAGAGCAGGCCAAGGATTTGGTGCGCGCGGCGCATTTTGGCCCAGGCGGCCGCGGATTTGCTGGCGCCACGCGTTGGGCCGGGTATGGCAGGCAAAATATGGCGGAAGTGTTGGCGCAATCGGCACGTCAAACTGTTGTGATTGCCCAGATTGAAGAGCCCGAGGCGCTGGAGAATGTCGAGCAGATTGCCGCAACCCCGGGTGTGGATGGCTTGTTTCTGGGGCCTTCGGATATGAGCGTTTCAATGGGCTATAGCGACACCAATTCTGAGCAATTGCGCGCGGCCTTAGCGCGGTGCGGCGCGGCGGCGGAGGCGTCGGGCAAGGCCTATATGACCTTTGTGCCCAATGCTGCGAAAGCGGCAGATTGGGCGCAATTTGGGGCGCATATGTTCTTTATCGGATCTGAGCAGGGTTGGATGAAGTCTGGGGCCAATACCGATGCGGAGGGCATTCATGCGCTTGGGTGA
- a CDS encoding DsrE family protein, whose amino-acid sequence MANLLVHIHSGPELKNKLTLGLLVAKTGVAEGHSVKLFLAADAVHALDCRAEGDIVGQGTGDAHLHLQALSAANVQIMVSGMSAKARGYDDSLLAGYNASFAMPDTLIALALDADTVLCY is encoded by the coding sequence ATGGCTAATCTACTTGTTCACATCCACAGTGGACCTGAGTTAAAGAATAAGCTCACCCTTGGGTTGCTTGTCGCCAAAACGGGGGTCGCGGAAGGCCATAGTGTCAAACTGTTTTTGGCCGCTGACGCTGTGCATGCCCTGGATTGTCGGGCAGAGGGGGACATTGTGGGGCAGGGCACTGGGGACGCTCATCTGCACTTACAGGCTCTTTCCGCGGCAAATGTTCAAATCATGGTCTCGGGAATGTCTGCGAAGGCGCGCGGCTATGATGACAGTCTTCTGGCCGGTTATAATGCTTCCTTTGCGATGCCTGACACGCTTATTGCCTTGGCGTTAGATGCCGATACGGTGCTGTGTTATTGA
- the rpoH gene encoding RNA polymerase sigma factor RpoH — MANYANLPAPTPDGGLNRYMQDIRKFPMLEPEEEYMLAKAWVERQDSGAAHKLVTSHLRLAAKIAMGYRGYGLPQAEVISEANVGLMQAVKKFDPEKGFRLATYAMWWIRASIQEYVLRSWSLVKMGTTSGQKKLFFNLRKAKSRIGAYDDGDLRPEQVARIATDLGVTETEVQSMNRRMSGGDASLNVMVGSDGESATQWQDWLQDEDADQAGDYERDDEMSVRRDMLAEAMSVLNDREKDIITQRRLHDQPVTLEELSSQYDVSRERIRQIEVRAFEKLQNRMRELAQEKGLLREL; from the coding sequence ATGGCAAATTACGCAAATTTACCTGCACCAACGCCGGATGGGGGATTGAACCGCTATATGCAGGATATCCGCAAATTCCCAATGCTGGAGCCGGAAGAGGAGTATATGTTGGCCAAGGCTTGGGTGGAGCGGCAAGACAGCGGTGCGGCGCATAAGTTGGTGACGAGCCACCTGCGTTTGGCGGCTAAAATCGCCATGGGCTATCGTGGCTATGGGCTGCCGCAGGCGGAGGTCATCTCGGAGGCCAATGTCGGCTTGATGCAGGCCGTCAAGAAGTTTGACCCGGAAAAAGGCTTCCGCTTGGCCACATATGCGATGTGGTGGATCCGGGCGAGCATTCAAGAATATGTGCTGCGCTCTTGGTCCTTGGTGAAAATGGGTACCACGTCCGGACAAAAGAAGCTGTTTTTCAATCTCCGCAAGGCAAAATCGCGGATTGGCGCTTATGATGATGGGGACTTGCGGCCCGAACAGGTTGCCCGCATCGCGACTGATCTGGGCGTGACTGAAACCGAAGTGCAGTCGATGAACCGCCGGATGTCTGGGGGCGATGCCTCTTTGAATGTCATGGTCGGCAGCGACGGCGAAAGCGCGACACAGTGGCAAGATTGGCTGCAAGATGAGGATGCCGATCAAGCGGGCGATTATGAGCGCGATGATGAGATGTCTGTGCGTCGCGACATGCTGGCTGAGGCGATGAGCGTTTTGAACGACCGCGAAAAGGACATTATCACCCAACGTCGCTTGCACGATCAGCCGGTGACCTTGGAGGAGCTGTCAAGCCAATATGACGTGAGCCGCGAGCGAATTCGCCAGATTGAAGTGCGGGCGTTTGAAAAGCTGCAAAACCGTATGCGTGAATTGGCGCAGGAAAAGGGCCTGCTGCGCGAGTTGTGA
- a CDS encoding RluA family pseudouridine synthase, with the protein MTDVLFTIGENPPPRLDKALARNVPERAISRSRLSRMIAEGTVEVNGVVVTDQKARVQEGDDIVIRVPEAVKSHMLPEDIPLEVLFEDDDLIVVNKPAGMVVHPAPGTPSGTLVNALLAHCGENLSGVGGMRRPGIVHRIDKDTSGLLVVAKSDAAHQGLADQFLDHSIERLYTAVCFGVPSAGDPRLMGLAGTSFEAGNQLKITTQLARHKTDRQRQAVVLQNGKHAVTRVRVIQELAGGAAAVVECKLETGRTHQIRVHMSYAGHALLGDQTYSRKRKLAGEYTEQVAAFPRQALHAGFLGFKHPITGRALRYTSPLPADMQGLIALLSV; encoded by the coding sequence ATGACTGATGTCCTTTTTACCATTGGAGAAAACCCTCCGCCGCGCCTTGATAAAGCCTTGGCGCGGAATGTGCCAGAGCGTGCCATTAGCCGGTCGCGCCTGTCGCGCATGATCGCCGAAGGCACGGTTGAGGTGAATGGCGTTGTTGTGACCGATCAAAAAGCCCGGGTGCAAGAGGGCGATGATATTGTCATTCGTGTGCCCGAAGCGGTGAAAAGCCATATGCTGCCGGAAGATATTCCGCTCGAGGTTTTGTTTGAAGATGACGACTTGATTGTGGTCAATAAGCCGGCCGGCATGGTTGTGCATCCGGCACCGGGAACGCCTTCCGGAACCTTGGTCAATGCGCTTTTGGCCCATTGCGGCGAAAATCTTTCTGGTGTGGGCGGGATGAGGCGTCCTGGGATTGTGCACCGGATTGATAAAGACACCAGTGGGCTTTTGGTGGTGGCCAAATCTGATGCGGCCCATCAAGGTTTGGCGGATCAATTTCTGGATCACAGCATTGAACGGCTTTACACTGCGGTGTGTTTTGGCGTGCCCTCTGCGGGAGATCCTCGACTCATGGGCCTGGCCGGCACGTCATTTGAGGCGGGCAATCAGCTCAAAATCACAACCCAATTGGCCCGCCATAAGACGGACCGGCAACGCCAAGCGGTTGTGCTGCAAAATGGTAAACATGCTGTGACCCGCGTGCGGGTGATACAAGAATTGGCCGGCGGCGCTGCCGCGGTGGTGGAATGTAAATTGGAGACTGGCCGCACCCATCAAATTCGGGTCCATATGTCCTATGCGGGCCATGCTTTGCTTGGTGATCAGACCTATAGCCGCAAACGCAAATTGGCTGGGGAGTATACCGAACAGGTCGCCGCCTTCCCAAGGCAGGCCCTGCATGCGGGGTTCTTGGGGTTCAAACACCCGATCACCGGCCGGGCGCTGCGCTATACGAGTCCATTGCCTGCGGATATGCAGGGTTTGATTGCGCTTTTGAGCGTGTAG
- a CDS encoding Gfo/Idh/MocA family oxidoreductase: MTQIRWGILGASKFAREHMGPAIHAAKGAVLAAVASRTPQSVAPFKDFAAGCRAVMGYDALIADPDIDAIYIPLPHHMHVEWTVKALNAGKHVLAEKPIAMQADDFDRLIAARDASGLLAAEAYMIVHHPQWQRARQMVADGAIGRVIHITGGFSYDNSDDPQNIRNQAATGGGGMRDIGVYVLGSARYVMGADLENISAKIRWESGFDTFASMQGNMGEATYSAYVSTRMHPHQEMVFHGSEGLLRLTAPFNANIFGEARIELHQPNLGLRVEKFPAANHYVNQVEAFGHSIRNGAAYPWTLEQARGTQEAIDTVLAIGTDLT; this comes from the coding sequence ATGACACAGATCCGTTGGGGTATTCTTGGGGCGTCAAAATTTGCGCGTGAACACATGGGTCCGGCCATTCATGCGGCCAAGGGGGCGGTTTTAGCGGCTGTCGCCAGTCGCACCCCGCAGAGCGTTGCCCCGTTTAAGGACTTCGCCGCCGGATGCCGAGCGGTTATGGGCTATGACGCTCTCATCGCAGATCCTGACATTGATGCGATCTATATTCCCCTGCCGCATCACATGCATGTTGAGTGGACCGTAAAGGCGCTCAATGCGGGCAAACATGTGTTGGCGGAAAAACCCATTGCGATGCAAGCCGATGACTTTGACAGGTTAATCGCCGCCCGCGATGCGTCTGGGCTTTTGGCGGCTGAGGCTTATATGATTGTGCACCATCCACAATGGCAGCGCGCGCGGCAAATGGTGGCCGATGGCGCGATTGGCCGGGTGATCCATATCACTGGCGGATTTTCCTATGACAATTCCGATGATCCGCAAAATATTCGCAACCAGGCGGCCACGGGCGGTGGCGGGATGCGCGACATCGGAGTCTATGTGCTGGGATCGGCCCGCTATGTCATGGGCGCAGATCTTGAAAATATTTCCGCTAAAATTCGTTGGGAAAGTGGTTTTGACACTTTTGCTTCGATGCAAGGCAATATGGGAGAGGCGACCTATTCGGCTTATGTCTCCACGCGCATGCATCCGCATCAAGAGATGGTGTTTCATGGATCTGAAGGGCTATTGCGTCTCACTGCGCCTTTCAATGCCAATATTTTCGGCGAGGCGCGCATTGAATTGCACCAACCGAATTTGGGCCTGCGGGTTGAGAAGTTTCCCGCAGCCAATCACTATGTCAATCAAGTAGAGGCCTTTGGCCACAGCATTCGCAATGGCGCTGCCTATCCTTGGACCCTCGAGCAGGCGCGCGGAACCCAAGAAGCAATTGACACTGTACTGGCCATTGGCACCGACTTAACATAA
- a CDS encoding alpha/beta fold hydrolase codes for MLSPAPLANDLARGPAEASGHWVQTPDGLRLRLGVWRQGAKGTVLIFPGRTEYIEKYGGAAAALAEAGYTSLAIDWRGQGLSDRLVPDRLIGHVDRFSDYQRDVQTLLAAAKSLDLPKPYFLLAHSMGGCIGLRALLQGLPVQAVSFSAPMWGILFHPPAKRALAWGLSSLLHPFKLAEMRAPGTSVGSYLQEVSFEENQLSCDRQMFEMMRHQLQELPDCALGGPSLRWLNEALREMLSLHRHRAPNYPALCFVGGLETIVDPRRIQQRMAHWPEASLKVMPQAKHEFMMERPEIRKAFYRETIAHFDRHHPSA; via the coding sequence ATGCTCAGCCCTGCGCCGCTTGCGAATGATCTGGCGCGCGGCCCGGCGGAAGCTTCAGGCCATTGGGTGCAAACGCCAGACGGGCTGCGCTTGCGTCTTGGGGTTTGGAGGCAAGGGGCCAAAGGGACGGTCCTGATATTTCCCGGGCGCACTGAATATATCGAAAAATACGGCGGCGCCGCAGCTGCCCTTGCCGAGGCCGGTTACACCTCCCTGGCCATAGACTGGCGCGGCCAGGGCCTGTCAGATCGGCTGGTGCCAGATCGCTTGATTGGGCATGTGGACAGATTTTCTGACTATCAGCGGGACGTGCAAACTCTTCTGGCCGCAGCCAAATCCTTAGACCTGCCCAAACCGTATTTTCTGCTGGCCCACTCAATGGGTGGCTGCATTGGGTTGCGGGCGCTTTTGCAAGGCTTGCCCGTGCAGGCGGTCAGTTTCTCCGCACCTATGTGGGGAATTTTGTTTCACCCTCCCGCGAAGCGCGCCTTGGCCTGGGGGTTATCCAGCCTCCTGCACCCGTTCAAATTGGCTGAGATGCGCGCGCCGGGAACCTCTGTTGGATCCTATCTACAGGAGGTTTCATTTGAGGAAAATCAGTTGAGCTGTGATCGGCAAATGTTTGAAATGATGCGGCATCAACTGCAAGAGCTTCCCGATTGCGCCCTTGGCGGCCCGAGCCTACGCTGGCTCAATGAGGCCCTGCGCGAGATGTTATCGCTGCACCGCCACCGCGCGCCTAATTATCCCGCCCTATGCTTTGTCGGTGGACTGGAGACCATTGTCGACCCAAGGCGCATTCAGCAGCGTATGGCCCATTGGCCCGAAGCCAGCCTAAAGGTCATGCCCCAGGCCAAACATGAATTCATGATGGAACGCCCCGAAATCCGTAAGGCGTTTTACCGCGAAACCATCGCCCATTTTGATCGGCATCACCCAAGCGCATGA
- a CDS encoding M3 family oligoendopeptidase, translated as MLNDTRVFEANSQGGGAFGDLPEWDLSDLYASEDAAELQADLTWLKQSCIDFSNDYEGKLAQLNADEMLKAVERYEAIDIIAGRIMSFAGLRYYQLTSDPERAKFMSDMQDKLTEHTTKLVFYGLEFNRLEEEALSKLLAQNAALARYKPVFDRMRAMKPYQLSDEMERFLHDQSVVGAAAWNRLFDETVASLVFTIDGEDLPLEAAANKLSEQDRDTREAAAREIARVLRENTSLFARVHNTLAKEKEIEDRWRKMPTPQTGRHLSNHVEAEVVEALRNAVVAAYPKLSHRYYALKAKWLGLETMQIWDRNAPLPIEDDKLVDWTAAQEMVLSAYAEFSPEMAEIAKPFFTKGWIDAAVKPGKAPGAFAHPTVTTVHPYVMLNYLGKPRDVMTLAHELGHGVHQVLAAQQGELLSSTPLTLAETASVFGEMLTFRKLLAAAKTPQERKVLLAGKVEDMINTVVRQIAFYDFECKLHAARGEGELTPDQINAIWMSVQGESLGPVFEFMDGYETFWSYIPHFVHSPFYVYAYAFGDGLVNALYAVYEEGDPEFQAKYFDMLRAGGSKHHTELLAPFGLDASDPKFWDKGLSMISAMIDELEAMED; from the coding sequence ATGCTAAATGACACCCGCGTATTTGAGGCCAATTCACAAGGCGGCGGAGCCTTTGGAGACTTGCCAGAATGGGATCTCAGCGATCTTTATGCCTCCGAGGACGCAGCAGAGCTGCAGGCCGATCTGACATGGCTTAAACAGTCTTGTATAGACTTTTCCAATGATTATGAAGGAAAGCTCGCGCAGCTCAATGCGGATGAAATGCTCAAAGCGGTTGAGCGCTATGAGGCCATCGATATTATTGCCGGCCGGATCATGTCTTTTGCGGGTTTGCGGTATTACCAGCTGACATCGGACCCCGAGCGGGCGAAATTCATGTCAGATATGCAAGACAAGCTGACAGAGCATACGACAAAATTGGTTTTCTACGGGTTAGAATTCAATCGATTGGAAGAAGAAGCCCTTTCGAAATTGCTCGCGCAAAATGCGGCCCTGGCGCGTTATAAGCCAGTGTTTGACCGCATGCGCGCCATGAAGCCCTACCAGCTTTCGGACGAGATGGAGAGGTTCCTGCATGATCAATCGGTGGTCGGGGCAGCTGCGTGGAACCGCTTGTTTGACGAAACTGTCGCCAGCCTGGTTTTTACCATTGATGGTGAGGATCTACCGCTCGAGGCTGCGGCCAATAAATTATCCGAACAAGACCGAGACACGCGTGAGGCGGCGGCCCGCGAAATCGCGCGCGTATTGCGCGAAAACACCAGCCTGTTTGCTCGGGTACACAACACGCTGGCCAAAGAAAAAGAGATCGAAGACCGCTGGCGGAAAATGCCAACACCGCAAACCGGGCGGCACTTGTCCAACCATGTGGAAGCCGAGGTTGTGGAAGCTCTGCGCAATGCGGTCGTGGCCGCCTACCCCAAATTATCGCATCGATACTATGCACTCAAAGCCAAATGGCTTGGTCTTGAGACAATGCAGATCTGGGATCGGAATGCCCCGCTCCCAATTGAAGATGACAAGCTGGTCGATTGGACCGCAGCGCAAGAGATGGTGCTATCCGCCTATGCCGAATTTTCGCCAGAGATGGCCGAGATTGCCAAACCGTTTTTTACCAAAGGCTGGATCGATGCGGCGGTTAAGCCAGGTAAGGCACCCGGCGCCTTCGCGCATCCGACCGTCACCACCGTACATCCCTATGTGATGCTCAACTACCTGGGCAAGCCGCGCGACGTAATGACGCTGGCCCATGAATTGGGTCATGGGGTGCATCAGGTTTTGGCCGCCCAGCAAGGCGAGCTGCTGTCCTCAACGCCGCTCACCTTAGCAGAGACAGCTTCCGTTTTTGGCGAAATGTTGACCTTCCGCAAACTTTTGGCCGCCGCAAAAACCCCGCAAGAGCGTAAAGTGCTTTTGGCCGGCAAAGTCGAGGATATGATCAACACCGTGGTGCGCCAAATCGCGTTTTATGACTTTGAGTGCAAGCTGCACGCTGCCCGCGGCGAGGGGGAGCTTACGCCAGATCAGATCAATGCAATTTGGATGAGCGTGCAGGGTGAGAGCCTAGGGCCGGTGTTTGAATTCATGGATGGTTATGAGACCTTCTGGTCCTACATCCCGCATTTCGTGCATTCCCCTTTCTATGTATATGCCTACGCCTTTGGCGACGGCTTGGTAAACGCACTCTATGCGGTCTATGAAGAGGGCGATCCGGAGTTTCAGGCCAAATATTTCGACATGCTGCGGGCCGGTGGCTCAAAGCACCACACAGAGCTGCTCGCGCCCTTTGGTTTAGACGCCAGTGACCCCAAATTTTGGGACAAGGGACTCAGCATGATCTCCGCGATGATTGATGAGCTGGAAGCGATGGAGGATTAA